Genomic DNA from Prosthecobacter sp. SYSU 5D2:
TGTTGCAGTTTCACCAGTTCCGTCCGGCATTGGGTCATCACGGTTTCATCCTCTTTGGCTTCCGCATTGACGGCTTTGTAGGTGCGCACCAGTTCCTGGATGGGATGCTTTTTCAGCGCCTCATGATCCAGCTTGGTCTTCCAGCCATGGATGATCATGCCAAACTGCGTGCCCCAGTCTCCCACATGGTTGTCGGTGATGACGTTGTGCCCGACGAACCGCGACACGCGTGCCAGGCAGTCGCCAATGAAGGTGCTGCGGATGTGGCCCACATGCATGGGTTTGGCGATGTTCGGCGCACTGAAGTCCACGACGATGGTCTTCGGCCGGGCCACCTTCACGACATCGCAGCCGTCACCGGTCAGGATGGCCTGCACCTTACCAGCCAGGGCCGCCGGGCTGATGCGGAAATTCAGGAAGCCGGGTCCGGCGATGCTCACCTCGCTGCACAGCTCATCGACCGGCAGCGCGGCCTTGATCTGCTCCGCCAGCGCACGCGGATTGGTCTTGAGCTGCTTGGCCAGCGTCATGGCCGCATTGCTTTGGTAATCGCCAAATCGGGTGTCCGAGGCCAGCTCAACAGCAACGGAAAAGCCTTCTGGCAAAAAAATGCCAGCGGCGGTGAAGGCAGCCTGGAGACGGTCAGTGAGAGCAGCGCGAAACATGGGGTGGCGAAGATAGCGACTTTTGGCAAAAGTCGAACGCGGATTGCATGCGGATGCTGCCCGTCAGTACCGAGTCTTCATCAGGAACGTCTTGGCTTAAACCGAATGCGGCACTCCGAACGCCGTGATGCTGCGCTTGGATTACCTCATCTATGCGGGCATTGGAGGCCGAACAGTTTCGCCAGTTGCCTCAGCCCCCCGAAAACAGCAGATCCAAGTCATAAGGCAGCTCAAGCGCTGGCATGTCCACACGGCTAAAATAACGCAAGCTCCGCGTTTCCTCAGTGTCCAGAACATCGCTGCAAGGCACCACTCGACACCGGAAAAGCACGATGACGTACTCCACTTCATCCCCATTGGCATAAGTATGCCTAAACTCCACGCCCCCCAGCGTTGTGATCACTTCACTGCTTGTGCTACGCAGACCGGTTTCCTCCAGCACCTCCCTCGCCACAGCCTCTTGCGGTGTTTCACCCGGCTCTATCGCCCCGGCGGGCAGGCTCCAGGAGCCGTCATGCTTTTCCTGCAACAGCAGATGGCCGTTTTCATCGTGAATGACGGCGGCCACAGCCGGCATCAATAAAAGCCTGTGTCCCACCGCCTGTCTCAGAGCCTGGTAATAGGGTGACATGCGATCAAGCCAGCGGCGGTTCAACGCAGTTCATGGAACTGCATGGTTTCCAGCTCCAAGCCACCCAAGGTTCTTACTTCCTGCTTTTGCCGACCTCAATGAGCTTGAGATCGTCAAACCAGGCGGTTCCGCTGGCCGGACTGTACCAGCCCCCCAGACGGCAGCCAACCGTCAAAGTGTCCACGGCTTTGGAATCAAACTCGAACTCCACTTTCTGCCACGACTCGGAGCCCTTGAGGGATTTTGAGCGTTCGTAGCCGCCGGCCAGCGACAGATTAGCCGCCTGGGCGCCTTTGACCTCGACGTCCTTGCTTTTGATATAGCCCGTCAGACGGTAGCGCATGCCCGGCTTGACCTTCACCGTCTGCTTGCAAAAGGTGTCGCCCGCCGAGGGGTTGGTGATGCGGACGCTGGGGGTGTCGCCCCGCTTCACTTCATGGTCCAGCTCAGCCTTTCCGATGTTTTTGTCCGAACTCGTATTCCAGCCGTTCAAGCCCTCCTTGAAATCTGAGTTGCTGAGCAAGTTCGGGCGCCCTGCCCCCTGGCCATACGCCGGAAAAGAAAGGGCTCCAAAACACAGGATGATCGTCTGGATGAGGATGCGCTTATTCATAAAATCACCGAATGGTAACGAGCGTTTTCTCCCTATCAATCAAATTGTTTAAGCATAAAAAATGCTAATCTATTTAGATTTGACGCTTCTATGATGGAATTTATACCCTGCATGTTATGCATAAGACAGACTCATTCCAAAGCATATTTCGATTTCCAGCTATTCGGGATGATCAGTTTCAGGCCATACAGATACCGGATAAGCTGGCCATGATGGGCGGCTTCATGCTCCAGCAGATCAATAATCAGCCGGTTCTGCACATCGCTATAGGTGTCGATGGATTCCAGCACTTCTAAAACCGCCTGTGCTGACCGTCGCAGCGCCTCCGCCACAGGTGCTTTCTCCGTGGCCGTCTCCAGCGAGCAATGAAAGCCCGACCATTGGTTCGCCGCAATCGCCCGGCTGAAGCTCTCCCTCGCACCAACCACGCACCACAACTGCAACCCCAGGGCATTTGAAGGGATCTGCGGCAGCCGGGATCCCAGCATGCCCTCATCAAGCGACGTGATTAAATCATCGTAAAGTCCAAAGGACCTCTCAAAGCTCTCCTCAATAATTTTCCCAATGGCCATCCACCATGCTTTCAGAATCTCCGGTTAGGCGCAATCCTTTTCCTCTCCAGGTTCACTCCACCCTCAGCATCCCGCCACTGCGGATCTTTGCCCTCAGTCCGCCCCGGAAACCGCTTTTCAAAAACGCCTCCGCCCCCTCCGCGATGACGCGGT
This window encodes:
- a CDS encoding NUDIX domain-containing protein, whose product is MSPYYQALRQAVGHRLLLMPAVAAVIHDENGHLLLQEKHDGSWSLPAGAIEPGETPQEAVAREVLEETGLRSTSSEVITTLGGVEFRHTYANGDEVEYVIVLFRCRVVPCSDVLDTEETRSLRYFSRVDMPALELPYDLDLLFSGG
- a CDS encoding carbohydrate binding domain-containing protein translates to MNKRILIQTIILCFGALSFPAYGQGAGRPNLLSNSDFKEGLNGWNTSSDKNIGKAELDHEVKRGDTPSVRITNPSAGDTFCKQTVKVKPGMRYRLTGYIKSKDVEVKGAQAANLSLAGGYERSKSLKGSESWQKVEFEFDSKAVDTLTVGCRLGGWYSPASGTAWFDDLKLIEVGKSRK